The genomic region GGAGCCTGTAAGCTCTGCAGACAGGCACCTTATCTCGCCTGCCTCCCAGGCTGCATAgtaggtaaatatttattgaatgaatgagtcaatcaGTTCATCTGTATTCCACCGTCTCTCAGTGGAGGAGGCCCCTAGCAGGGTAACAAGGAGCACAAGCCTTGAGGGCAGACGTCTGAACTTGAATTCCAGCGCCCAGCCTCCGTTTTTCCCTCAGTAGTGCTGGGACCATTGAAGGAGCTAATGGGGATGGATGCAGAGCGCTTGGGAGAGTGCTTGGCGCGCGGGAACGTCTGCATGCATGGCCTCGGCTGCTAACCTCCCCGTGCTCTCTGCAGCAGGGTGACTGGGGGGGTGCGGGTGTGGGTGtgatgggaagggagggaaggagcaggacATTGGCTGAGGTTGCGCCCCGGCTTCTGCGTGCCCAAGTGGCCTAGCCCGGGGCGGAGTCTCTTCCCGGCCAGGCTGGGGCTTTGTTGTCCCCGGGAGGCGCTGAGGGACCAGCCATGGCAAGCGCGGCCCGGGGGTGCGGCCCGTGGCTCCCGCTCCGCCTCGGGTTCCTGCTCCAGCTCGCAGCGCTGCTCAGGATGCCAGGGCCACAGGTGAGACGTGGGGCGGCTGCGGGACCTCCAAGGTCTGGGCcctgggcgggcgggcggggggggggggtaggggagggggcgCGGCCACAGGGGGCACCTTGCTCTCTTCCGGGTCCAGAGGGCCCCAAGTTAGACCCTGGCCAGGAAAAGCCTCCTAGCTTTAGGGGGTTGCCAGTTACCCCCACGAACACCTAGCTGGAGACATGTGCCAGCGTGGAAGGGCACAGAACGGCGCCCCCTCCTGCAGCGTGGGGGCACAGGTGAAGAGAAGGGTCTGGACTGGGGAGGCCTCCTAAAAGTCCTGGGATCCCCGGCGGGGACGTAGGGTCCACTTAAGTGTCCTCTGTCGAGAAAATTCAGGTGGTTCACCGCCAGTCTCCCTACCCACGCCTGGACCCTGggttcaaaacctctgggataAATAAGTAGCAGGTGTGGGGATTGGGTCCAGCCCTGCCAGGAGCTAAGAGTCCAGTTTTACAGAAATGCAGGGAGAAGGCAAAGGCGCCCAGACTAGAATCAACTCGTTCAGCCTGGAGCCCCCAGAACAGCTAATGGGATCATGGAGGGTTGGCAGTCCATGCCATTCACctgccctgcatccagctctgggTCCACCCATGGTTGCCAAGTAGGAATGTGAGCCCAGGGTGGCCAGAGCAGGTGTttccagaaaaatgagaaaaaatagaaatgagaaaaattgtaaatctcgatttttaaaaatggaaatatttccaatttttaaaatgggtagctaattaaaaacaaatgtgtagACATGATGATGGTCAAGCCACCTCAACTGTGGGCAACCCGTCTGCAGCTTCTTCTCAGCCCACAAAACAGGCTGCGAAAAGGGGCTAGGAGGCAGTTTCCTGACTCGCCACCAAAACCATTGGCTCAGCTCCAAACCTGAGGGTCCTGGAGCAGGATGTGGTTTTTGCAGGGGTGTGGCTGGGCCACCCGGATGTCAGGGTTCCTGCTGGGTGCTCAGCCTCACCCTGTTTGCTCAAGGAGGGGCTAGAGCAGGTGAGTTAGCCCAGCAGGGGCCCGATGCAAGGGCAgctccagccctccctcccttggCCGCCCCTGAGCCTTAGTCCAGAGGACCCCTGGAGCCTGGCACCAAAatcagctgggctgggctggggaggcagaAGGGGTCACTCCAAGAGAGTCAGACAGCTTGGCAAGTGAGTATGGGACCAGGCGCTGGAATCAGAGACATGGTGGTTCAGGTTCCCATTCTGCGTGGTTTTAGGCTAATTACCTACCCTGTGTGAGCCTTAGTCTCTCTCCCTCATTTGGACAATGCTGGGGACAAGAGCACCAATCTCAtaaggaggctgggaagtcctcTTGTAAAGCCCTCAGTCTTCTCTAGAAAACCAGAAAGAattgaggggaggggaaaaggagggaCTTTAGGGAGTCCCCCAGCTCCCACTGTCACCCCTGTCTGGGGTCAAGGAGATCAACAGGCGGAGCCAGCCGCTTCTCCAATCATGCTTCCTTCTTTGTCTGTCCCCTTCTGCGAGAAGGGGAGTCACATCTAGCCCTGCATGAGTGAGGACAAGGGATGGGCCCAGGCTCCTCGGAGGAGGTGACTTTGTTTCCCACTTCAGGTCCAGGCCCTCAGGCCAGAGAGCCTCCTGCTAGTGTCCACCCTGGATGGAAGTCTCCACGCACTGAGCAAGCAGACGGGGGACTTGAAGTGGACGCTGAAGGATGGTGAGCAAGGGGCGATCCCTCATTCTTCCTTGGACATGTGACGTAGAGGATAAGAGCCTGGAATCTAGAATCCAATGAGCCGGTGTCTGCAGGTAGATGCACCACTTCCCAGTTGGGTGGCCTTGGGAAAGCCActgcacctctctgagcctccatgtcCTTACCTGTCAAATGGGGCCAAGGGTGATGACCCTACTTCACGGAGTTCTTGGGAGGATTAAATTACATGCACGATGAATGTTTGGCTCGGTGTCCGGCACAACTACGCACACAATGACGATGAGCTAGGCTTATCAGTGGGGAGTCGGGAGGAGGTTACTCACGCTCCATGTCCCTGTGCCCACAGATCCCATCATCCAAGGGCCAATGTATGTCACTGAGTAAGTGAACCTGCGGTCTTTGAAGGAGGGGGCGTCTGGGAGGTGGGAAGCCAGGGTTGTCTGGAGGgagttgggtggggtgggggtgggggcgtgttggaaggaaggggagagattGGCTCTGGAGTTCTGTGGTGCCTCCCGCAAGGGTGGGCTCCTACTAGCCAGGCAGACGGAGGGAACTGGGGCCTCCATGAACCCCGGGGGCGTGAGCCTAACCCTCCCCCTGTTCCCCTCTGCCCCACAGGACAGCCTTTCTCTCAGACCCAGCTGACGGCAGCCTGTACATCTTGGGGACCCAGAAACAACAGGGATTAATGGTGTGTTTCTTACAGTgtttggggtgggagagggcCCAGGCTTCTGTTAGCTGGAGCATGGAGGGGGCTGCACGGTTGGCGTCTGAGGGTCCTGCAGGGGGCTCGGAGCGCATTATGGGAAGGCTGTCCTGAGGCACCTGTTGAAAGGAGGTGGTGGAGTGGTGGTTTGAGCCATCTGCAGAGCAGACAGGCCCCTGAGGGCATCACAGGGCTTCTTCAGAACGCTGGGGGCTTCAAGGGGGAAACCTCCATCAGTTAGCTTTTGCCAAATAGTCACCCTGAAACTCAATGGCTTAAAAACACCAGCAGTTGATTTAACTCACCATTTTGTGGAATGCCAATTTAGGCTGGACTCAGCTGGGTGGTCTTGGCTGAGCTTGCTCCGGAGTCTGTGTTCAGCTGCTGGTCAGCTGGACGGCTGTCTTTCTGAAAGTTGGTTGGTGGTTGGAGGGCTTCTGAGAGGGACAACCGGGCCAGCCGTCCTTCATCCTCATCAGGAGAGCCTGGGCTTGTCCACGTGGTAGCAACAAGGGCACTGGAGACAGGGCAAGGCCAGTACGCAAAGGGGCATGCACGGGGGGGAGAGAAGGTGTTTGTCTTCCACAGCGGGACTCCAAGGGGGGTATTGAACAACACTCTGGATTTGTCACAGGGAATGAGGTGGAATGTTTGTTAGAACTTTGTGCCATCGGAAGCAAGCTGTGTGACAACAGCCAAGTTACTGACCCTCTCtgggaaatgaaaatgatactAATTGCACCTAGTGAGCAGGTTGTATGTGtttttctgctcttcctccttcctggaaaTGTTCCTTCTCAGAGGCTGCCCTTCACCATCCCCGAGCTGGTTCACGCCTCCCCGTGTCGCAGCTCTGATGGCGTCTTCTACACAGGTGAGCATCTCTCCAGCCTGCGGGTCCAAGTCCAGCAGGGACAGGGACCTCGTCATGGTGGGGCCAGCTGGGCACAGGACAGCAGGGAGCACACCCTGTCCCAGGCCATCTCGAGGGCTGGCCCACTTCCCACCTCCACAGGTCGGAAGCAGGATGCCTGGTTTGTGGTGGACCCTGAGTCAGGAAAGACGCAGATGACACTGACCACAGAGGGTCCCTCTACCCCCCGCCTCTACATCGGCCGAACGCGTGAGTCAGGCCCCAGTGGCTCCCTGCAATTGTTTCCAACTTGCATCCAGGCCAGTCAATCTGTCGGTCTGCAAACATTGCCCTGAGCACTAGGCAAGGAGCTGAGGAGATAGCAGTGACCCAGACAGACTGTGACACAGATTGTGGCCTTCAGGACGGGGGTACCAATGACACTCCCTggcgtgggggtgggaggaatatGACACGGGCATTCCTGGTAACCCTGCTTCTGGCCATTTGCAGAGTACACGGTCACCATGCATGACCCCAAGGCCCCGGCCCTGCGCTGGAACACCACCTACTGCCGCTACTCAGCGCCCCCCATGGAAGGCTTGCCTGGGAAATGTGAGTGCCGCCTTTCCCTGGCTCCAGCCTTCGAGCAAGGTCTCCAACTCAGGGAATCCTGAGTGGCATCCATGACCAAGCCTCACCACATTCTGAATGACACACCCTTGGTGGACGACCCTAAGTGAACCCCCTCAACCCTCAGCCAGACCCTCCTTTACCCCAAGCCGTCTTTAACATCCTCACTCCTCCATATTCCAAAGGAGCTGAGCCGGGTAACCCTTGTCCTGAGTGACCCCAAGCAACCCTCGAACACTCTGATGGGTCCTCACAGGTCCCAACTGACCCCCAAAGTTGAACGACCCCTGAGAGATGACCCTAAGTGACCTCCCCCAAGATTAACCTCCCCCAGGTAATTCTGACCACCCCCTTGGTATTATGACCGTCCCACCCAACTGCCTGAATGACCTTACAGGGGCCCCTAAGCCACCCCTCGTACCCTGACTTCATCATTTTGCGTGAGAACCCATGCAAGTAACCCTGACACATCACAGTTGACACCCCCAGGACCCTTGACTCACCCTCTTCACACTCTACATGACTCCCAAGTGACCCACATGCCTCCAGGCCACCCTGATTGACCTCTCCTGGGTGACATCAATCAGACCACGGCTAACTACCCCACATCCTAAGTGACCTCTCTCAAGTGACCTGGACTGAGTCACACACCTAAGTCACCTCTGGATGACCCTGACTGACCCCCACATCCTACACAGCTCCCGGGTTGACCCTGATTGATCCCCTGACAGATCAAAGTAACCTGGTGCACTCTGTCTGAGCTTCCCATGTTCTCCTAACCCTCCAGGGGATCTCACCTGACCCCCACACACCTGAGTGGCCCCCCTGATGACCTACCCTCCGAgcagcttcccccaccccccaagatgCTCTGAGATGCCTCAGGTCAGAGCTCCTTGCCCACACCTCCCCATCCATCTTTCTCACAGACATGAGCCACCTGGCATCCTGCGGGATGGGCCTGCTGCTCACCGTGGACCCAGGAAGCGGGGCGGTGCTGTGGACACAGGACTTGGGCATGCCAGTGATGGGGGTCTACACTTGGCACCAGGACAGCCTGCGCCAGCTACCCCATCTCACGCTGGCTCGGGACACCCTGCATTTCCTCGCCCTCCGCTGGGGCCACATCCGACTGCCTGCCTCAGGTCCCCAGGACACAGCTACCGACTTCTCTGCCTCGGACACTCAGCTTCTGTAGGTGCCCATCCCTGGGGACTGGGGAGGAGCAGTCTGGGTGGATGTGATGTTCAAGCATGACACACCAATACAGCTGAACAAGGGGCCAAAATATTTCAAACTGGTTATTTGCCAAACTGATTGGCAAATGCCCAGTGCCTAGCACCTCCTGCCCCCTGCAGTGCCCCCAGGACCTTTTGGATAGCCCTGCTGTTCGGCAACTCTAGGGTAAAATATGGCATACAGGGGACCTCTGGGTCTCCACTCCAGCGTACGGGTGGATGGTGCTTGTTCTGCTTGGCAGGTGCTGTGCCTTATTGACTGTTAAAGACGAACTCTTACCCTTCCTTAACAGTACTGAATGCTCTGGAGTCCCCATCTTAGGGAACAAAGAGACAGAATGGGAAAATCAGGgattatccattcattcaattcattacacaaatattaattgagcacttactgtgtaccagcCGCCTGTCAGGCTCTGGAAGTACAATAATACAGCCCGTGTTCCTACCTACAGAGATCTTGgagtctagtgggggagacaagAGTGTAAGAGGGCAATTATAATAGGGTATGATAGAGAATGATAAAAGGGAAGTATATATTTTTGATGGGAATGTATAGGAAGGGTACCTAAATTGAGACTGGGGGCAGGAGGCAGTTGtgggaagcttcctggaggaaaggACATCTAAGTTGAAacctgaaggatgaataggaagcaagagagagagaacatggcagCCAGGGAACAGAAATTAAATAAGGCTGGAGCACAGATTTGAACAGGGAATAAGGTCTGAGAGTGTTAAGCAGGAATCTTGTAGGATCATCGAAATGGTTTGGACATTTTCTCCTAAGGCTAAGGAAAAGtcattggagggttttaagcaaagAAGTGAtttgattatcttttcattttagaaagaacaaccctggctgcagtgtggagaaTATCATAGAGTGGTATAGCAAGGAAGTGCCCACGCACAGAATACTGCATTAGTTCAGGCATGAGATGAAGACCCTTTGGACTAGGGTGGAAatgttagaaatggaaataagtgGAAAGTAAGAGATATgaagagggaaaaacagtaaGAGTTTGGTGATCGGGGAGTTTGGTGATTGTGGGCAAGGAATCAAGGTTTGTGAGCAAGTGCTCAGGTTTCTAGAAGCACATGGGTGCTGTCGTTTGCAGAGGTAGGGAGCACTAGAGGAGGaaggggatgaggaggaggagttaAGGAATGAAGTGACAAGTTCAGATTTAGAAAACTGAGCTCTTGAAAGAGGTTTGGGCTAGACACAGATTTAGAAATCATGACTCTAGAATTTGTTTGTATCcgttagcttttgctgcataacaaagcaCTCCCAAAACTTAGAGCTTAAAAACAatgaacatttgttatttttcaagattctgtgggtcagctggGTGGTTTTCTGATCTGGGCAATCTGGTGGCTTGGCTGAGTCTGGATAGTTTAGGATGACCTCTTTCAGCTCTATCATAGTTGGTGGACTATTTGGCCTAGGAGGTGTCAAATGAGGTCTCTCATGCCCCAGAAGGCTAGCCGAGCACTTCTCAAGCCTCTGCTTATGTCACATTTGTTATTATCTCATTctccaaagcaagtcacatggctaagCCCAGAGTCAATGTGGGAGGGGACAATACAAAGACACAGGTACAGTGGTAACTGAAACTACCCACCACCATCACTTACCCTTCtcccctttttcttctccctcactAGGATGACACTGTATGTGGGAAAGGATGAAACTGGATTCTATGTTTCTAAAGCACTGATTCACACAGGGGTGGCCCTAGTGGTGAGAAGGGGTCTCTGAGGGGCTGGAAagaggggatggggcaggagagGAGCTCCCTCACTCATGACTCTCTATCTTCTGCCATAGCCTCGTGGACTGACCCTGGCCCCCATGGATGGCCCCACCACAGAAGAAGTGACACTCCAAGTCTCAGGAGAGCGAGAGGGCTCACCTAGCACTGCTGTCAGATACCCCTCAGGCAGCGTAGCCCTTCCTAGCCAGTGGCTGCTCATCGGTGAGATTCTTCTAGCTCAAATTTGGAGTAGATGAAGGGCCCATGAGCCCCGCTTCTGAGGTGGAAGGCTGAGGTCACCTTCAGCCAGCTGACTTTTGCTCTGCGCCTTAGGACACCATGAGCCACCCCCAGTCCTGCACACCACCATGCTGAGGGTGCATCCCACCCCACAGAGTGGGACTGCTGAGAACAGACTCTCAGAGAACACACAGGCCCCAGCCCTCTTCCTGGAGGTCAGTGCTAGAAGGGCAAaggggattgggggtgggggggaggagacttggcaggttgGGAGGGCAGCTGTTGGACCTTTCCCTCAGGCTTCTAGGAATAACATCTGGGGGTGGGTCAATTGATATCACACAATTTCCTGgaagaaaaacatacatatatgttgTTACTGCCAGAAACATATTAGATGTGTCAAAGGATATTTGTTATCTAAATTGTGAAATAGGATCacagttttaattcttcttcagtgtaaaaattacaaaatatttatcaggttagaaaatgtaaacagaaaaactataaaaGCAAGCTCTCCCGGGAGAGGGTTGGGCAAGAATCACTAGTGGTTCAAGGTTAGAACAGCCATGacttgctccctctccccctgcctctacccacctcctccactctctttctctttcaaataaataactaaatctttaaaaaacaaacaaaacaaaacaaaacaaaaaaaacccagccctGACGGGAAGCAGTAATTCTCAAATCTGGTTGCTCATCAGAGTCACCTGGGAGCCCACTCAGGCCCCACTGAACTGGAGATGGATATCTGAATTTTTTGCTGATTTCCCAAGAGTATCTGTATTTTTTAGTGATGTCAccgcctccccccttcccccctcaagAGATGCTGGTCATCAGCTAGGTTTGGAAGACCACACTCCTGGGACACCATGATATTTCAGCACCACGGAGAGCACCGTGTTTCCCACCATGTGGACTAATCATTCACTGCCCCTTTAGCTAAGCCCAGCAGCCTTGTACTGGGTGATGGAGAAGGGTTAGGGGTTCCACAGTGTGCTAAGAGTGAAAGTTCCTTTGTTCTCAGCTCCTGAGCCTGAGCCGTGAGAAACCTTGGAACCTGGAGCTGCATCCAGAAGAGAAAACCCCGGACTTATATCCAGGGCTGGGACCCCAAGACCTGTTGGTAGCTAGCCTCACTGCTGTCCTCCTGGGAGGGTGGATTATCTTCCTAATGAGGCAGGTAAGCCTATGGCCCCTGACCTCAGGTCCGTCTTAGGGTCTTCCTTGGGGGGACACTGCCCCTCCTCTCCAAGACCACTCAGCAGCTCTCTCCCTCACCCAGCTCTGATTCTGCTGCCTGCCGTTCTCCCAGCAGCTCCCCGAGCCCCTGCTACTGTGTTCTGTATGTTCATGGTCCAGTGCCAGGCTGTCTCAGGCACCACTGCTGGGCCCCTCATGGGGCAGGACCTGGCCAGGGCTGAGCCCTCTTGGGCCCTGTATTTCAGCAACAGAAGCAGCTGgtggagaagcagcagcagaCCCTCGTGGCACCTGCAGATCCTCCTCACATCTCACAGAATGCTCAGCCCCTACCAGCAGGGGCCACCCCCCAGGGCCAGAAGAGCCTTCCAAGCCCCTCAGAGCAAGCCCAGCCAGTTGAAGACCCAGAAGGTGAGCTTAAGTGAACAAGAAAGACAGAGTCAGGGACAGAGAAAAGAGTGAGCAGGTTTAGCTTCAAAGTTGGTTTATTAGAAGTCACTATAGTATGGTACGGTGCTTAAGCCTGAGTTAATAAGAGAGGATTTACAGCATCCTATGGAGTTAAGCACTCTAGAAATGTCTGCCATCATTGTTTATCATTACTTTCAAGGACTCTTGGGTGCAGACAGAACTGGGTACAGATCTAACTTCACTAGCTGTTCACTTTGACAGGTTTCCTTCCTCCTCTAAGCTTcgatttttctcatctgtcaaatgggaataaCAACACCCACCTCATTGTATCACCTCATTATGAGACGTTACCAGCGTCATTATTATTAAATCAGTCTTAGGTGATGTTAATAATATTTGTGTTAGTTTAACATCATATTTGGTAACAGAACTAGTAAATTACCTAGgtgtcattttgttcttttgtttctctctttaggactttttatttttaaacatttctcttttgTCAATTAGATCCTATAAACTAGCCCTTTCAAGCTCCCCTGGTGTCTGTGGGAGGCCTCAGGGGAACTTCCTCATGCTTTTATTGGTCAGTCCAGGCTACTTctcctgcctttggctctgggCAAGACTGACCTCAGTCCTTTGCATGAGCTGTTATTGGCCCCTACTGGTCTCCACTCAAACCACTGCCTCATGCCACTGTCCCCTTAACTCAGGCCAAAGTCCGCCCCACTCTTGGCCTGATACTTCAGTGCTGCTCCCAGCATTCACTCTGTGTTCACCCTGCCTCTGCTGAGACAGAGCAGCCCCCCTTCCTGAGGGGCTGGCTCTTCTAGAAGGTGCCCACTGCACCTGAGAAGGTGCCTGAACCCCGAGGTGTTGCAGTGCTTGTCACTTTACTGGCTCTGGGTGGGTCCACATAATACTCACCCACTGCACCCTGAAACGCTCATCTCCTGGGGTCTTCAGACTTGAGCTGGATCTTTCCCCAGACAGGACAGACTCCCTCTTTTCCCAGGATGGCTCTCATCAAAGCACCGTGTGGTTCTTCTTGCCATTGTCCTTCATTCACCCCTCACCACCAGAGTCCATCAGAGCCCAGCAACTCTATCCCTGCCTTCTGAGCTGCCAGAAATGGGCCCACTCCCACCTGTGCTTCCAGGCCCTGAGCCCAGCCACTCCTGAGAGGCCAGGGTACACAAATCTAGGTTACTGCCTGCATCTTGCTAACAGATGAGAGTgaatttttactaaaataatcCAGAGCAAAGCTGAGGGGCAGCTTGGTACTTTTCTCACTGGTCTTGATGTGGATTCTCATTTGCTTTTCCTAGAGCTAATTGCAGAGACTGAAGTGGGCAGCCCTTCCTGAGTAGAGTGTTCTCGGGGCCACTCACTGCACAACTCTTGGGGTGCCATGTACATTTAGCTGTATGAATGGTGTCCCTCGGAGCTGAGCAGGGCACAGCCTGGCCAGACATGCCTGGGTCACTGTGAGGGATGTCTCACAAGCTACCCAAAGGGAAGAGCAGTAACTGTCCAAGTCTACCGACCTCTGCCCGCCTGAGCCAACCCCATCCTTCTTAATAGGAAACCAAGGCATTCCAGGGGCTCCTGCTACCCTAGAACAAACTCTGGGACAGGTTTGCATCCAAATGTCCATTGCTGCTCCCTCCCatccggggaggggggcggtctTTCCTAGGACTGCTCTCACCCTCACCATGCTGTCCACTGCCAAGCACACCTTCTTATTTGAAGCCAGTTCATCAATGAAAagggtttattataaaaggtggaggtggggagaatggcagaggaagtaaagaaagaaatctgggcAGAAAATGCCAGAAAAGGAAGCATAAGGAAGATAATCTAGCAGGATTATCTATCTCCTTCCACACATTCATTTAATCCACAGTAATGCTGTGCGGGATCATCAACATGggtcccactttacagatgagaaaaccgagggcATAGGGGTTTAAGTCACTTGCCAAGGACACACAAAGAGGAAGTGGCAGGcccaggctgggcatggagggTGGGAGTCCAGAGACAGGTTGAGGCGGTGGCGGATCTGGACTGAGCAGAGGCTCCCTGAGACAgtgcccgcccccctcccctcagctgaGCAGCTTACCGTGGTGGGCAAGATTTCCTTCAACCCCAAGGATGTGCTGGGCCGCGGGGCAGGCGGGACGTTCGTTTTCCGGTGAGTAGGTAGCCAGAAGCTGGGCTGGAGATGTGGCTTTCATGGCACTTTGGGCCACTGTCCTTCGGGGGGCCATTCTTCAAAGGCTCGCCGAGGCAGGTGCAGGAAGGAACTTTTTCCATCGTCTTCCCTCTCTGAACCACACCCCCCCAGGGGCCAGTTGGAGGGGCGGGCAGTGGCTGTGAAGCGGCTGCTCCGTGAATGCTTCGGCCTGGTCCGGAGGGAGGTCCAGCTGCTGCAGGAGTCAGACAGGCACCCCAATGTGCTCCGCTACTTTTGCACCGAGCGGGGACCCCAGTTCCACTATATAGCCCTGGAGCTCTGCCAGGCCTCCTTGCAAGAGGTGAGCCAGAGCTCAGAGGGgcagtggggtggtggtgggggtccCAGGTTGCACAGTGACACTGTCCCCCACCTCTTCagtatgtggaaaacccagagcTGGAGCGCTGGGGCCTGGAGCCCTCCATGGCGCTGCAGCAGCTGATGTGTGGCCTGGCGCACCTGCATTCCTTACACATAGGTAGTATCCGGCCCTGCCCTCCGCTCCGGCCCCcactgtccccccccaccccagcctcaccTTCCCCATTCCCCATTGCTGCACtcagctctgctctgctctcagtgCACCGGGACCTGAAGCCAGCCAACGTCCTTATCGCGGGACCTGATGGCCCTGACGGCCGAGGCAGGGTGGTGCTCTCAGACTTCGGCCTCTGCAAGAAGCTGCCTGCTGGCCGCTGCAGCTTCAGCCTCTGCTCGGGCATCCCCGGCACGGAAGGCTGGATGGCGCCCGAGCTCCTACAGCTCCTGCCCTCTGACAGTCCTGTGAGTCCTTCCCTGGCCCGGTGCCTCTCCTGCTGTGGCcaagcctgtttcttcatctttaaagtgGCATAGTTCATCCCTTCTTACCTAGAGCAGTGGCTCTCAACCTGGGACTATTACACTGCCCAGGGGACACTGGGCactgtctagagacatttttggtcgTCACAGCTAGCAGGGGAATCGGGGTTTGcaactggcatctggtgggtagaggcctgggatgctgctaaacatcctacaacgcaca from Halichoerus grypus chromosome 6, mHalGry1.hap1.1, whole genome shotgun sequence harbors:
- the ERN2 gene encoding serine/threonine-protein kinase/endoribonuclease IRE2 gives rise to the protein MASAARGCGPWLPLRLGFLLQLAALLRMPGPQSRGPLEPGTKISWAGLGRQKGSLQESQTAWQVQALRPESLLLVSTLDGSLHALSKQTGDLKWTLKDDPIIQGPMYVTETAFLSDPADGSLYILGTQKQQGLMRLPFTIPELVHASPCRSSDGVFYTGRKQDAWFVVDPESGKTQMTLTTEGPSTPRLYIGRTQYTVTMHDPKAPALRWNTTYCRYSAPPMEGLPGKYMSHLASCGMGLLLTVDPGSGAVLWTQDLGMPVMGVYTWHQDSLRQLPHLTLARDTLHFLALRWGHIRLPASGPQDTATDFSASDTQLLMTLYVGKDETGFYVSKALIHTGVALVPRGLTLAPMDGPTTEEVTLQVSGEREGSPSTAVRYPSGSVALPSQWLLIGHHEPPPVLHTTMLRVHPTPQSGTAENRLSENTQAPALFLELLSLSREKPWNLELHPEEKTPDLYPGLGPQDLLVASLTAVLLGGWIIFLMRQQQKQLVEKQQQTLVAPADPPHISQNAQPLPAGATPQGQKSLPSPSEQAQPVEDPEAEQLTVVGKISFNPKDVLGRGAGGTFVFRGQLEGRAVAVKRLLRECFGLVRREVQLLQESDRHPNVLRYFCTERGPQFHYIALELCQASLQEYVENPELERWGLEPSMALQQLMCGLAHLHSLHIVHRDLKPANVLIAGPDGPDGRGRVVLSDFGLCKKLPAGRCSFSLCSGIPGTEGWMAPELLQLLPSDSPTSAVDIFSAGCVFYYVLSGGSHPFGESLYRQANILAGTPSLTHLEEEAHDKVVARNLVEAMLSPLPQARPSAHQVLAHPFFWSRAKQLQFFQDVSDWLEKESEQGPLVTALEAGGSAVVRGDWHKHISVPLQTDLRRFRTYKGTSVRDLLRAIRNKKHHYRELPTEIRQALGHVPDSFVQYFTARFPRLLVHTHGAMRHCASESLFLPYYPPASRAREPCPAGS